ggtggccgggccgggccgggccggggggagcgGGCAAGCCCCAAAGGGCGGGAGGGGAACCGTGGGGGCCACAAAcgagccccctccccccctcccggGTGGCTGCAAGAGACCCGGGGCTGAGCGACGTGAAAGCCCCCTGCCTGCACCCCCATcgtttgccccccccccccaccgggCCGGGCACCTTCACCCGCATCGGCCCAGCGCTCACTTTACTCCCGGTCGCCCGGCGGGTTTCTGCTCTGCCGAAGCCCCCCAGGCTCGGGACGAACCGGGAGATGCTCAAAGCCGCGGAGATGGTCCCGAGCGGCAGGCATGGCTCCGGGGGCCAGATCCTGCAGCGAGGGGGCCCAGGGGCccgctgcggtgcggggagcagCGAGCCCCCTGCGGCGCTGGGCGGAGGGTCCGCGGCCCCCCCACTTCTGGCCTCCAGTAGTCGTGCCGTTTAACAACGACTAGcaatcctcctcctcctcctcctcccgcttCCCCTGTGCTCACCTGAACCAGCGCAGAACAGATAGGTCCCCCCCGTTTGGCCCTGTTGCTCCCCCCGAAATAACCTAAAAAAAGCTAAACGCCGTGTGCCCCCCTCCCAGGGACGGGACTCTGGTCCATGCATGAGGTTTGActcctttctctgctcctctgccAAGAGCGCAACAAGTCGCCGGCGGCCACCAGCGGCGAGCTGCGCCGGGGGAGGAGGGTCCGCAAGCCCCGCACCATCTACTCCAGcctgcagctccaggccctCAACCAGCGCTTCCAGCAGACCCAGTACCTGGCGCTGCCCGAGCGCGCCGAGCTGGCGGCCCAGCTGGGGCTCACGCAGACCCAGGTACCGGCGCGGGCCgtgccgccaccgccgccgcgctcTGCTCGGGCCCGTCTCCGCGCTGCGGAGCGAATCCGAGTTAAAGCCTGCTCTTCCCCGCCTGCGCCTGGCTCCGCTTccccggccgcggccgagcggagcccggcgccgcggtgccgtcgaggcggggaggggggagcggggccggggctgcccagCCGGCACCTCCCAGCGGCAGCGGGACTTTCCCAGCCCCGGAGCCTGGCTGCCGGCCGAACCGTGCCCGGCCCCGAGCCGCGGGAAGGGGTGAGCGGGTTTTTGAAGGCGATGGGGAGAGACAGGCAGGCGGCAGCGGTGGAGCCACGGGCGAAGCGAGCTCATAAAGCCGGGGAAGAGGAGGCAAGTGGGAACCTGCCGGCAGCGCGGgcggaggtgggggggggggatgggacCGCGGGGAGGAAGGAGCGGGGCCACCACCCCAGCGggccccggagccccccgcgccgcacccggcccagccccggcgggcgccgcggccccggccgcctgGCGACACGGGGACGCCCGCGGGGCCGCGACTCCTGGGTCGTTCTCTGGTTATCACCTCTTCCCCCTCCCGCTGCCTGCGGTGGAGTCTCTAGTGGCTCGTAAAGGGTTGGGCTCGGAGCCCACCTCGTCTCCTAGGCTGAATCAGCTGGGCGAGGGCAGGTACTGCCGTAAAGAGCGGGAGGTTGGGACCCCAGAAGggtctataaaaaaaaaatattggtgCTGGGGGGTGTTTACAAAGGGGAATTCGCCCGGATCCTCTCCCCCCGCAGCCGGCTCACCCCTGTCTCACCCGCAGGTGAAGATCTGGTTCCAGAACAAGCGCTCCAAGTACAAGAAGGTCCTGAAGCAGGGCTCGAGCGCGCCCGACGGGGAGCCCCAGCTCCCCTCCTCCTCGCTGTCCCCCCGCTCGCCCGGCGTCCCCCCGCTCTGGGATGTGCCCCTGCCGGGCAAGGGGCCCCCCCTGGCCTCCAGCAGCTACGTCAACGGCTTCGGGCCCTGGTACCCGCTGCACTCGCAGGACACTGTGCCCTGGACCCCCATGATGTGACGCTGCCTCTGCAGCGCAGAGACGCTTCCCcgaggaaggggaaagaggaggaggaggaaggcgacAGCTGCCCACCGGGATCCAGCAAGTGTCCGCCCCGTCGCGGGCCGAAGCGAGGCAGCTCCGGAACAAATCCCCCGGCGGGCAGGACTTGGAGCCCCGCTGACGGACGCAGGAGGGGGTCCGCAGCGAGGGGGGCTCGGAGCGGCCCCAGCAAGGGCCGGAGGGACGGGGCGTCCCGGGAACGTCCCCGGGACGAGGGGAtgcatcccgcagcctggcgTTGTTTGTAGCTGCCTGTACTGCCTCTTACCCCGTGCGCCCCCTCCATAAACAGCCTATAAACCCCTCGGTGCCTCCCGCTGCCGTCGGGCGCCTTGCAGGGAGCTTCGGGGCGACAGCCCGGGGAGACGCTCGGAAAAGCAATTTATGGGCAATTTGCGGATGTCGGCGTtaataaggggggggggagccaGGGCTGGTGGCTCCGGCTGGGGCCGCTGACCTGCTCTTGCAGCCCGGCTCGGGTGGGGGCCGGGCAGGGTGCCAGCAGCGGGCCCCCTCCTGCGAGCGAGGGAGCCTCGTTGCCCAGACGTGGGCCGTGCTGCGGTTCCCGCTCCAAACGTTCCCGGTGCTCACGTTGCCCCACTCGAAGGGTCATTGCCTGCCCCGAGAGCCGCGTTTCCCCCGCTCCGTCCCTCCGCTCCCATCGCTGCCGATGCTTCAGCGGGTTCCTCACCCtctttaaaaaaggaggaaCGAGACTTCTGCCGAAGGCTGGAAATGGGATGCAGAGCTTGCACTTCCCTGTCCGACACCCGGGTTGTCTTTGAAGCCTTGGAAACATTTGGTGCTTGGGACGAGGGGTCTGGGTGCCTGCGGTACCGGGGGTCCCTGGCTCGGGGGGGCTCCAGCAGACGATTTCCACCGTGTGGGTGCAGAGGAGGGGAGACGGCAGGCAGCTGCGTTTGCTAGTCCCTTTTCCCAGCCCTTCCTGCTctttccctcctgccctgccccatGGGCACGGCCCCATATCGCACCCTGATTTGGGCACCCTTGGGTGCACCTCCAGCTCGCCGGGAAACCCCCGCTGCTGGCCGGGGCTCGGGCAGCGGAGCCGGCGTGCTCGCCCGTGCTCGGGGACGCTCGGAGGGGCAGGGAAGGCTCTCGGCAGTGGGCGCGTTCAGGTTTTTCCACCCTTTCCTCCAAACCAGACATCGACCCCGGTTTCCTCTCTGCGGGGGGAGAGGGCTGGCATTTTCCGAAGCCGATCTCCTCGCTCTCCTCCGTTGGCCAGGAGCATCCCCAGCCTCGGGGAGGTTTGGAAAAGGCCCGGAGCCCCAGGATGGGCATGGCCTAGGCAGGTTGAACCTGATGCATAGGAGAAAACAGATGCCCTT
This genomic interval from Rhea pennata isolate bPtePen1 chromosome 26, bPtePen1.pri, whole genome shotgun sequence contains the following:
- the DLX4 gene encoding homeobox protein DLX-4, producing MTMSSVAESLLGSDPSKAFLELGHPSRPRYPLHGPPQHDPPPFVPYGRPRPCPYPRGAPPPPHGGPYPPHLPHGAPLPPAGLVPRLQDAERNKSPAATSGELRRGRRVRKPRTIYSSLQLQALNQRFQQTQYLALPERAELAAQLGLTQTQVKIWFQNKRSKYKKVLKQGSSAPDGEPQLPSSSLSPRSPGVPPLWDVPLPGKGPPLASSSYVNGFGPWYPLHSQDTVPWTPMM